The DNA segment ttatactatacatccaataatctagatttggtttcaagtcatgctagggactttgcaatctaattgcaaaccaaacctatttaattaatcaattaaactctttaattaattaattaaatcatatttaaatagttgataacttgtgtatgtgtgtgacttactaggctcatcactaattggcaatgagacatgatgtcaactcttaatatcatcagaactcgttcttatcataaatgatttctctaaatcattttatgaacctcatagaccatggttaacacctagcatagcatgccatggccacccaattagtaataaggtttaccttaaatgaacctataatcatatgttaccatgcactagaatctctctgttacaaaatcctaactcaagctggagtcatggtttatgtcaaactccatttgctatgaatattatgttctcttttaattccagttcttgattaaaaagattttctcatcagaaactcttttctgaataaatctatctgtcctggctaggaacttgaaacatcaagaatagttaaatgaacataagattttatctctatttacttagaggaacagattccatcttgatcaacacctacctccatatataactagtaggagccaacacatgcccatatacccatacacagtacaagtatgaaagcagtatcaaactcaaactacctatatacaagataactgtatatctcagtctaaagatgatatgcactgatatgatttatgacaaaacattgacaagagtaaactccatgtgcttgtcataagtgtcactggttcggcctacttatcatttataagtgcctatcatgtttgttatatggcatgagactcaccattccatcttatttatatctcatataaataacttgggaataaacatgaatacaatctttctggataagtcatgtccttattatgaagtatcatcaattgtgaacctatttatgatactttgtactagaaatattgtcactcatattcttaacaacttaagaataatatttctaacaaaatatcaatggaccttttctattatacataaatatattatgtaaacggaaaagtgtaaatgccttttattaataaaaatatgtacaagatacatactaaatgatatgttctagggcatactactaacaccaagaCCCGTGAATGCTAACACTGTTAAAAGATGTTATGCATAAGAAAGAGGGCAAAAACCCAAAAAGggcgcccaaaaaaaaaaaaagggtgaaaacccgaaagggcgcccttagaaccaaaaaatggagaaataaggaagaagatATGGGACCACGGAAGGAAAATAAACCATCACGACATGATTCTCCGTCAGTAGAATACTTGAAAtgatggcagttaagggacttcaaagccAACTACACGGAATTTGTGAGATATGTCCtagtacctttttttttttttttcctttgaaactgtacctttatttTCCAAACTATAATaaagacattttgatatactttcTTTGCATTTGCctttttgcttttatctttcccgtATACTCACTCTTTAGTATTGTCCTTTTTCAACCTCCTTATccaatgcgctattaatctgttaaaattttgccataagattaggatttgaatatttataacctcatgtactttgctatgagatttgcagggaatggccaaaaaaaaaaaaaaactggagGTAAAAACCTGGAAGGGGGCTTCTAGTCAGATGGgagaagggaaagtgaaaacccgcaagggcgcttttcgcaaaataagaaaaAAGTCGAGAATaggaaaggggcatccgaagaagtGAGTAAGGAAaggaggtcgtaggtcaagtcttgtaactcgtcctccattaatcgttggCCCTTGGGATCCTATTAAGTACACTTTGTCGCGGAAGAACTTCTCGCGTCAGGTTAGGTTTActttctaagttgattttaattttcctgcatttaaatttcctattaatcaacctctggttccttgatctaagttgattttaatttttctgtattttaaatttcctgttaatcaacctctggttccttgatctaagttgattttaattttcctgcatttaaatttcctgttaatcaacctctggttccttgatctaagttgattttaattttcttgcatttaaatttcctgttaatcaacctctagttccttgatctaagttgattttaattttcctgcattttaaatttcctgttaatcaacctctagttccttgatctaagttgattttaattttcctacatttaaatttcctgttaatcaacctctggttccttgatctaagttgattttaatttttctgcatttaaatttcctcttaatcaacctctggttccttgatctaagttgattttaattttcctgcatttaaatttcctgttaatcaacctctgattccttgatctaagttgattttaattttcctgcatttaaatttcctgttcatcaacctctggttccttgatctaagttgattttatttaaatttcctgttaatcaacctctggttccttgatctaagttgattttaattttcctacatctaaatttcctgttaatcaacctctggttccttgatctaagttgattttaattttcccgcatttaaatttcctgtttatcaacctctggttccttgatccaagttgattttaattttctagcattttaaattcctgttaccaacctcagGGTCACTGACCTAAGtaggctttagttccctaactttaaTTTCGAAGTTCAAATtttaatcgcccaaaatatgggtctgaatctttacataatccctacacgggaaaatttttcccttcagtaggaattatgtaaagaggggcagctgtcgacaccatattttggccgatccccggaatcaataaactttgaaaccgatccccagcaccaagtctctctttgccagttaatcacgtttccgatctttcttcaaaaggaatcaaatcattactaagtctccatatcatttaaagcctcactgaTCTCTCgaaccaattgtcaagtctcctggccagtcaattacatttccaatctctcttgtcaaatgaaattgaaccaacattaggccttcatgccaccagtcttattgccgatctcccttttaaaagtttggggataatcgtctaataaagttaaggttctaatctggtttaatgatgattccgatcttaagtgttcaaatcaagtttccaattttaatcaagtcccgtttggcgtttgttctcagccgatctcatgcttacaatgtttttcgacctcttacaattggattaataatcacctttagttgttataatatgttcagacaatcaagtgcttatgcaacttagatactttccgatcccatccattcattgaacaaaaaggggaatttcattttatttcaaatcgaaatatatacaagtcattcggctggaggtgattctacattttgttcaccccctctatcaccctcagcctcctcctcgctatcctcttcgtcttggggagccaggtccaccatccaggtgaagtcctcctcgggataacgcttcctgagctcggccaagagatccccatgagcattcacataatcactggcctcccttgtcactgcctcttcttcttctgctttaagctcctcagtgaggcgagtgACTTCAACAGCTCagagcgcccgaacctcttcaagaacatgagcctactcggccagcttatcctcgtagaatttcatccgcccctcaatttcagatatgtagttttgagcggacgaaagttgagatcggagggaagcagcttcctgacccaccttctcgacctcctgcctcaagcgatgagccttctcccggacaatatgttggttcactaaactctccacgctcaggctcatagtttgggacaggatatcatcgaggttgttaggggttagcctatcccgatcctcccgaaggcagatggaggaccccaagaccttagcaaagcccGGATTCTTTCAAACCGTgcagttcttctccagcgagtggatcaggatttgagcgccgcaggaaagggtcctcacaggtggttgggaaggacccccttccgcacttgaagcaaccggaggaggtggtggcagctcttcttgacgaggaggagaccagACCACTTCTATGTCTGGGATCGgctgtcccgagggttgagacgagcctccttacaTCTCCCCGGGATCGTGCCTGGGAgtctgaagcagctcggaacgcttcatctctaacactttctgggagacctctctcttctgcttccggctctccttagaagcctcgccgcttgccatacctgcacagagaaaaggtcagtgagatcgctaaggcccaaagatcagagatatagaaagtacctaagccgaggtcagagagctgaagcccgcgttcttggccggtgaccaactgcatagtccaatgatgcGCTTCATTGCCatcgcatctaaacaagagaacttctgtctggccgcctgatctttcagttccatcaccattaggccctcttccctattcagggtgatgcgcttcggaagtaaggggccctggtgcaaCCAGCTAAGTGGGAAACCCTCAAatccgttcggaattttgctcctcagaataaagaagagattcttccaattctttagggaggagggcagatcggtaaagagcccgcaatgtggcttcacctgaaagaaccagtactcatcgtcctttcggcgagttagcctatgtagctcggcgaataccttcgccattagactgagtcctttggctcgacaaaggcctctgaaggctactaggatccgccatgagttcgggtgaacttgggctatgcacacttggtgaaattttagaacttccttgaagaagtcgtcaagagagaACCGTAGCCCGGCTTTTAACTACTCTTTGTATACCATAATCaaatcattctcttcgaagaacttgaaaaaatgagtggattttggaatcgctcgcgaaaggctgaaaatgacataaggggacAACTGGCGGACTcaccccctatttatactagtctgagcatttaatgctcacggtgtcccaagtggcgcatcggttagcgagattcgccagctttttctgacacgtctcacgaatatttcagaaattccataataaggagagatcggctagttaatgatcggtgaattaaggcggatgTTTGGAATTGCGGATCGATtaagggctgttcagttaggaaccggatgggataaacacatcagagatcggaaaataatcaatgtaaCAATaacaaaatgataattgtcaaaataaaattttattacatcatttgggcgatctcaagagatcggattacattaaaggtcagattacatcatttgggcgatctctagagatcggattatattaaaggtcatattacatcatttgggcgatctctagagatcgacagtacatcctatctagtaaaggcctatgtcaaagcctagtctcatggccgaatcaaaagatgtgtttgaccaggagaccggccatcgacatcggatagatgtacagctcagatggggtgactatgactctcatgaaaatAAGAGATatcgtcatcaatgttatcgctcggaaccgagccgctgtcgggacacccaatgtggtgaaaaGCCAAAcgaacttcgaagggcagtcaccgaagatcggagggaaattagcagtcttctcgcccgaagtcagttcgccgattatatcggtcggcCGACTCGAGATTGATacaatcgatattctcgatctggatcggtaaattagtccggttctctcattgTCATCAAACATGGCCATTGTAGTTTCCCGATCACCAGGGTCATAAACTTTCAGTCAGTAAATAAGATGAACagccgaaaaaagatcaaaagcaactatcatggccgggattattgtcggagcggttagaacaggaaatgtgagaaggaaagaagagaaaatcaaatgcggaggggcttcccgttgaaggtatatatatagggaaagtctgagcatttattgctagcagaaaatgaagcagacgcctcggaaatcgaaggaataaatgctttgactgaaccggaccAGATAAAAGAGAAGACTGGAGTAGGATAGATCAGAAGAGGgaggcccggcatgagagatcgaaaaaggatcgtgttagaaagatcggaagggaggggagatcggaaagcaaagagaataagacaacttccaataactgtcatcataatcagagtcgaggtagttaaagcgttgcagacgagatctccaccacacgcctcatttgcagaatcgcccacactactgacaggtgccaaagtatgtcatgacagttctgtacatcccaatctccaccgttgatcttacttgtaaggacaagtccagagcccttggatcaaagaacaagACAACAAGACCGGCGCTTTTTATTCCAAGCCTTTGGATCGCCATTGACAAGAAAATTctgagccgtcagattagaaaggaGAAAAGACAAATATGCAGAAAAGGATCTCAGtcgttcgttttgattctctttaattcccaatcatcagatcgtgtcctttaaaatccaaaccttccatttccctcaaaggaaatcctgacccttcattaggaacatccgctccctataaatacctgcatgaaaaactgttgaaggggaggacgaaaaaaaagggtggtgattatagtggaaagccTCTGAAAATTGATTCTGTTCTGCTACTCTgttatttttaagctagaaagactttagaaaccagttttctaaagtattttctttgaagaagtgttggacactggaactcttgattttcagtttgttcatcgctctgcgataccctttcttaagttttagttctatttttatcacctttatatccacttttattttctgagatcaatctcattcattgtcaTTCCGGCTCGATTACATGCTAGCTAGGCgttcgtcatttcaaggcaagcattagtccttaGACCATTAACacgcaactctgcaacattcTTGACTTCATAATtatttcaataggttcaacttcctgtaggtgagtgtctgaaccatTGCCCTATCCGGTGTTCGTCTTTACTTTCTTTTTACGCTCATAATTTTTGATAAAGTTTGTCTTACATTGGAAGGTCCCGCGTGGGTGGTTATCCTCTTGAGTTTATTTTTGCtgtatcagttcatgttatttatttgttcttggtcttttattatctcctaatgtaggtgttctggtttCGGGTAACGTACAGGTAGTTTGATAAAGtgttggtagcagtatcttaacataagaggttttttttataaaagttcggataataaatcagaaaGTTATGAAGttaaaccactagactagctcgaaaAGATGACTGGGTAAGGGGAGAGTCAGAGTAAAATTAGatttcagactagcaaatgaaatagagcaaatgttgctTGTCGAAAGGTACTGGTGAGCCGATCAAGAAAAAGATCCGTAAAATTTAGTCCGGTGTTCCCTAATAGACACAAGGCACCAATGAGCTAAAAAAGCTTAATCCGGGCTCCCAATGTCTTCGGATCCTAGAACCCTTAGCCTAAGGTCCTTACTCGATACGATTGTAATTAAATttcaagagatcgggggagagttcttacctgatcctcatccaaacaaaaggagatcggaggagagttcttatccgagatccttcattaaaattctcaaattgtatttttaaaagagatcgaaggagagttcttatccgattctcaatcaaaattttaataaatatttaaaagggatcggaggagagttcttatccgattctcaatcaaaaattttaataaatatttaaaagggatcgaaggagagttcttatccgattctcaatcaaaattttaataaatatttaacagagatcagaggagagttcttatccgattctcaaaatcaaataaatacgcAAAGTAATCCTATAAACAAAAACCGCAACACAACATCAaatcactaaggtcgtctcatttacttatgtatctgggtaatccgaaatctagtgaaaaattaaatattcccttttgtcaaagggattaacatctccattcgaatcccccctaactatcgattttaatttataaagagcgtaagttaaatctgctcaccctcattgagggacgaggtggggtgcctaacaccttccccgcccgtatacggtccccgaacctagaatctctgttttcgaagtggttttatgTTAGTTTGTTTTcataaatggtttcctttaattcccctcaaaattaaagtggtgactcctcactctttcccacttcagtgagtgtccgtccaggcgaccgcaaaacaccttgggACATTATGTAATTATAAAGTGCTTTGAATGAGACCCTTTAACTAGTCCAAAATAttggttatttaaaaaaaaatgtaaacgggttaaaatttttgtccaagcTCAAGCTACTAGTTCAGAAATtctttcttgttttttttttttaattttagaataaTATGTAAAATAGgacaccatatatatatatatataatttggccATGAAAATTGACTTCAAATGGCATCTACAGTTCTTGGTCATGTCCAGTGAAATTTgtctttgtttttaatgaaattctCCCTATGTTATTTGGATACTTTAGCAATGTCTTGTTTCTTGTTTACTAATTTGCTTAATACTATCTTGGTTTCAGGGGAATTGAAGATTGCCACTCTTATGCTTATTTAGTCAAACATTTGAATCAAGGTTAGTACCACTACAGTAAATATAGCTTTTAACGATCaagtattaataataaaattaaaattttcttttatgtaaaattttcTAAAGGACTaatttaaacttttattaaaaataattataatacttTTAAGTTAAAAAATCCATAATTGCTTTTAAATGTTTGATCATTATAGAATTTTAGTTGAAGTAATACCTATTACACTATTAATGCTAAGATACTTCCCTTTCATGCATGTGTTTTCATTTTGTCTTTCAAAAaaaaatcactatattatttgcaCTTTATTACTTCTTTGCTTTATCTCAAAGTATACTTATTTTGAAATGAGTTGTCTCTCAATATCAATAATAATATCTATATACATTTTTCTTGACATaattatgattaaaaaaattcaagcttcttcatgtattttataattttaattaaaatttataattttttttgttttaatccttaaatttaatatttattttaattttaaatattcaattatcaaaactgaaattaaaatttttgtccaaatttaaaaatcatttaataaaataaagtGCTAGGTTTTCTTTGCTTTGCTTGTTGAGGTACAGTAATTTCTTTTATTGTGCTTATACAATGCTTAGTGGCCTCTTTATCCTTCATGGCACCATCCTTTTTGTGATCaatgttatttaattttttaatgtttatttatttaataatgtaacctaaattttaaactaaatttttttctttgtcaAATGTGTTTGCATTTTTTTTAGGTTATATTTCTAACTATCTATTTATTAGATAATGGCTCCTAGTAAAGGATGGATGGATCTTGTTGGTGATCgtcttaataatatatatttacgtGGAGTTGAAGAATTTTTAGACTATGCTTTTAAGAAGACTGGGACGCATGGGGAAATACGTTATCCATGTGTCAAGTGTAGTAACACATATTCCGCCACACGAGAAGTGGTAGGAACACACCTCAAGGTGTATGGAATAATACATAATTACACATTTTGGTATCACCATGGAGAAAGGGTAGGTGAATCTGAATCTGATTCAGAAAGTGTTCAACTAAGTGAAAATGAGCCTAGCAATGAGATGCATAACATGTTAATGGATTTGTATCCAGAGTTTTGTGATCAAGATGCAAATGATATGGATACGGATACCTTTATCCATGATATTCATGAAGAGGAATCGAATGATGAAGCCAATAAATTCTATAGGTTATTAAGAGATTTTGAGCAACCATTATACCAAGGTTCTAAGAACTCAAAGTTGTCTTGCTTAGTCAAATTGCTCCATATCAAGAGCTTAGGCCTATGGAGTAATGAGTCATTTACTATGTTGTTACAATTATTGAAAGATGAATTATTACCTAAAGGATCTACTTTGCCAGAATCATATTATGATGCAAAGAAGGTAATTCAAGATCTTGGTCTCTCATACAAAAAGATTGATGCATGTGTAAATAATTGCATGTTATATTGGAAAGAGGATGAGGGGTTAGATTTTTGCAAGATATGTGGCTATTCTAGATGGAAGACTGATAAATATAATGGGGAAGACAAGCTTAAAGCCAATGGAAAGAGAATACCAACAAAAATTCTACGTTACTTTCCACTAAAGCCAAGACTTCAAAGATTGTTTATGTCCATAAAGACAGCGTCTTTGATGAGATGGCAAAAAGATAAGAGGGTAGATGATGGAGTGATGAGACACCCTGCTGATTCAATGGCATGGACTTCTTTTGACAAACTATATCCAAATTTTGCCTCAGACTCGCGCAATGTGAGACTGGGCCTTGCTAGTGATGGATTTCAACCCTTTGCCAATTCAAAAATGCCATATAGTGTTTGGCCAGTTTTACTCATTCCATACAATTTGCCACCTTGGATGTGCATGAAacaatcaaattttattttgtcaatgctTATTCCAGGTCCTGAGGGTCCCGGAGATGCAATTGATATCTATCTTCAACCTTTAATAGAAGAACTAAGAGAGTTATGGGAAACTGGTATTTATACATTTGATGCATATGCACAACAGAATTTCAAGTTACATGCAGCTTTACTATGGACTATCAATGATTTCCCTGCATATGGGAACTTATCAGGTTGGAGCACTAAGGGAAAGTTGGCTTGTCCTTGTTGTAATAAGGACACCTATTGGATGAGGTTGGCTAATAGAGGCAAGCAATGTTATATGGGTCATCGACGATATCTTCCTCTTAATCACAAATGGAGAAATGATAAGAAATCTTTTGATGGCACAAGGGAGCGAGGGTTACCACCCAAGGCACTTTCAGGAGATGATATACTTAATCAAGTGAAAGATCTTGAAGGGACCATATTAACTAAGGCTCCTCATGTGAAGAAAGCAATCTAACATGATGGTAGGGGGGATAATTGGAATAAAAAGAGTATATTCTTTGACCTTCCATATTGGAAGACCCTATTGCTACGCCACAACTTAAATGTCATGCATATTGAAAAGAATATATGTGATAATATACTAGGGACAATCATGAACATAAAAGGAAAAACTAAAGATAGCATCAAAACTCGCCTTGACTTGCAAGCAATGAAAAAAAAGGCCAGAGTTACACCTAGTACAACAGGGGAATAAAGTTGTGATACCTCCAGCATTGTACAATTTATCTACTGATGAAAAATACAAGCTTTGCCAATTTCTAAAGCAATTAAAAGATCCAGATGGATTTTCATCCAATATTTCTCTTTGTGTAAACATGAAAGAGTGTAAAATCTCACAACTAAAGAGTCATGATTGTCATGTTCTTCTATTACATATACTTCCTCTTGCAATATGTGGTTTACTTCCTAAAGTGGTATATGAACCACTTATAGAGCTGTCATTGTTCTTCACTCATTTAGGTGCAAAGGCATTAAAGGTAGATGTATTAGAGCAATTAGAAAAGCAAATTCCTATAACTCTTTGCAAGCTAGAAAGGATCTTTCCACCTTCATTCTTTGACATTATGATGCATTTGCCTATGCATTTGGCTAATGAAGCTAAAATTGGTGGACCAATATAATATCGTTGGATGTATCCAATAGAACGAGCATTATATTCATTTAAGTCATGTATTCGTAATATAGCTTGTGTAGAGGGTTCAATTGCAAAGGTATACATTGCAAATGAGTGCATGACTCTTTGCTCAAGGTATTTGCATGGTATTGAGACAAAGTTTAATCGAATGGAGCATAACTATGATGGTGACAGTAACAAAAATGAAGGAGGCTTATCAATTTTCACCAAAGTAGGACGAGGATTAGGTGCTGGTAAAACTCGTAATCTTGATACACAGGAGTAGGAGCAAGCTCATATTTATGCATTGAAGAATTGTGATGAAGTCCAGCCATTCATTGAGTATGATATTTTTAAGCTTATCCATAttgtatttacttttttttttttcaattcatcACAATCACCCATAATCCTCTTTTTTTTCTCCCCTATAGAGTATTCACAATTGCCAGCAACCAATTTGGTAGGTATGTCTAAAGGTCAATGGATTTTGTTAGATGGTT comes from the Hevea brasiliensis isolate MT/VB/25A 57/8 chromosome 5, ASM3005281v1, whole genome shotgun sequence genome and includes:
- the LOC110671742 gene encoding uncharacterized protein LOC110671742, translating into MAPSKGWMDLVGDRLNNIYLRGVEEFLDYAFKKTGTHGEIRYPCVKCSNTYSATREVVGTHLKVYGIIHNYTFWYHHGERVGESESDSESVQLSENEPSNEMHNMLMDLYPEFCDQDANDMDTDTFIHDIHEEESNDEANKFYRLLRDFEQPLYQGSKNSKLSCLVKLLHIKSLGLWSNESFTMLLQLLKDELLPKGSTLPESYYDAKKVIQDLGLSYKKIDACVNNCMLYWKEDEGLDFCKICGYSRWKTDKYNGEDKLKANGKRIPTKILRYFPLKPRLQRLFMSIKTASLMRWQKDKRVDDGVMRHPADSMAWTSFDKLYPNFASDSRNVRLGLASDGFQPFANSKMPYSVWPVLLIPYNLPPWMCMKQSNFILSMLIPGPEGPGDAIDIYLQPLIEELRELWETGIYTFDAYAQQNFKLHAALLWTINDFPAYGNLSGWSTKGKLACPCCNKDTYWMRLANRGKQCYMGHRRYLPLNHKWRNDKKSFDGTRERGLPPKALSGDDILNQVKDLEGTILTKAPHVKKAI